A segment of the Salvelinus sp. IW2-2015 linkage group LG6.2, ASM291031v2, whole genome shotgun sequence genome:
ataaaataaaattgtatttgtcacatgtgccaaatacaacaggtgtacttAACCTTGAAATTCTTGCTTACGaacccttcccaacgatgcagttaaaaaataataataatagtgacaCAAGAGGaatagaatacacaataacggagctatatattttattcctcttgtgtgaCTATTTTGTACGTCTTACTCTGCATTGTAAAATTCTAACTttagaaacctttttaaaccttCAGTAAAATTCCGCTGTAAACGTAAAACGTGTTATGTGTAAATCATGTACATATTTCCAGAATCAATTAAATGCAGCTATTAGGCCTACAGCTTTTTGACATTGCACCAAATGGGGTGCAAAAGACACTGCATGCGTATATTCCATTGGCTTACCAAAGAACAAGGTGCTTCAAAGGGTGAGACAACATGAGCTTTTGTTCAAGACAACATTTGGGTGGTGCACAGATAGAAAGCCACTGGGGGATTTCACTACAAATTCTAAATAAACGTTCAAGACAGCCCAGAGCACTTTCCATCAATGAAGGAGCGACTCAAAAGTTAACTTACatgatttttaaatttttatagaTGCTACTTCTCTGAAACTTGTCACAGCAAACCTGCGCTCAAAGTGACCATACAATATCATTCCATATGGTACAAATGACATCTTTTAAAAGGCAATATGTAGTGGTGATCTCTAAAGATTCACCTAAGGGACAATTGGTTAAATTTAAGGACATAATTGATATAGTTTTATAACTAGGACTGTTGTTACTGAGAACACCATCTCTTCTAAATATGTCACAGTGTAGCCTACCCCTGTGGATGAGTTGCCTATGCTCTATAACCGTAGTGGTGATTGCAATCTCCAAACTAAGATGTTGGCCAACAACTAACGTGAAAAACTATTTATATGGACAATTTCTACCCAATAAATGTTGCTGTTGTCTAACAATATTGACTCGTATGCTTCCAGTGCCATCTACTGACAAGAGACAGGTAGCACAGAGCCTACCATTCAAGACTATTCAAAGACTTTTCTGTGTGAGCCCAACAGTAAGCCATATGGCTCTTATGTCATAGAAGGTGCCAGTGCTGTCACTAGTAGGCCTACTTAATTTCTCCATgcaaatattatttattattggaaGTAGTATAGCTTTGTCCTACACGCAGCGTACAACCCATCATGAGAAGCTGTATGCTAAGAAATGCAAGTTGAGTAACAGGACTAACCGTTCTGTAATTTGTGTTCTGCTTTTAGTTTAGTATTTTTCGAGGTGTTATTCATTAAAATACTTAACACATAGTTTTGAGTAGTGCGCGAGTGAGAAAACAGAGTAGGAAGCGAGTGAAGGATTAGAGGGCAGGACACGATGAAAGATGATTGAAATTCAGCCACAGAACGGACTTGGAGCATGCTCTTGAACACACTCCTTCCACCCGGAAATACGAATAATTCCCAAAGATGGCGGAGCAAGGGCCAATGGCGATAGCTATGCGGCTAAGAAATCAACTCCAGTCCGTATATAAGCTCGACCCGTTACGAAATGAGGTAGGTACCAATTAATTTCGGACTCTTTAGACCAGTGAGAATTGTTTGAGTTGATCAGAGCTGGATCTAGCCGCATAACTAGTTACGACGAGGAAAGGCAGCAATGCGAGCGCTTTCTCCCGTCCCTAAGTGATGGGGAGAGAGCTGCCTACCATGTGTGCGCAGGCGTGTGTGTGGAAGAAGTCTACTCGTGTTGTTGTTCTGGGCAGCTAATGCAGGTAATTCGTGCAAATGTGTACCCTTCAAACTACCCATTCCCCCCGTTGTACACCAGAAACGCGGTGCATTGTTTGTTAAAATACTAATGTGCGTTTTGCATGGATAAAATATTTTGACTGATGTTAGTTCTTACACTTATTAACTAGTAGCAGCTAATTGTGtttgctaggctagctagcttcTCGTGACGGGCTTGTCAAACCTTGCTTGTAAAGTGACTGTCTTAACGTTACCTGTGTCCAATATTTGCAATTCCGTGTGTAGCGTACTGGGTTGCTAACTATAACTTTATAAAGATATAACGTAAGGTTAGATGCTACACTTATTTGCTATTGTGTTAGCAATCATAACTAGGTACAATGTTGCAGTCACCTGACACACCCACCTGCTCAAAGTAGTGGAAAAGAGCACGCGCAATCGACAATGTTATTCGAATGAACTCACCAGGCTCCTCTAGAATATCATCATTCTGCTATTTATTTACTTTTACACCAAGTAGCAACAATGTAACGAAACTGCATGGGATACTTTATATTCTTGAGATTTCAATAGCAACTTAATATTGTTGCAGGAGGAAGTGAAGTTGAAGATCAAAGACCTGAACGAGCACATAGTGTGTTATCTCTGTGCTGGGTACTTCATCGATGCCACAACTATTACCGAGTGTCTGCATACATGTAAGTGGGCCTAGcctgtgttttctatgttttggcttaTGACGTTACCTCTAAGAAATAGGCAAACTTTTATAGACTTGTGAACTAGCCTTCTTACTGCCTGTGAATGCGTACAAATCAAAGTTTGTTGGTCTCGTACACAGATTTACAAGTACAGCGAAATACTTATGTTTCTAGTTTCAAAAGTGCAGTAACACTATAATAACGAAAgtatatgtggacacccttcaaattaatggattcggTAATTTCAGTCACAActgttgctgacgggtgtataaaatcgagcacacagccatgcaatctccaaagacaaacattggcagtagaatggcctactgaagagctcagtgactttcaacatggcacggtcataggatgccacctttccaacaagtcagtataTCAAATTTCTGCCGTGCTAGAGCTGCTCtgctcaactgtaagtgctgttattgtgaagtggaaatgtctaggagcaacaacaagtcggccatgaagtggtaggccacacactcacagaatgggatcgccaacactcactaccgagttccaaactgcctctggaaacaacatcagcacaataactgttcgttgggagcttcatgtgaaatgggcttccatggccgagcagctgcacgcaagcctaagatcaccatgcgcaatgccaagtgtcggctggagtggtgtaaagcttgcccccattggactctggagcagtggaaacgcattctctgcagtgatgaattaagcttcaccatctggtagtccgacagacaaatctgtgtttggtggatgccaggagaacgctatttGCTCAAAtacatagtaccaactgtaaagtttgttggagggggaataatggtctggggctgtttttcatgatttgggctaggccccttagtttcagtgaagggtaatcttaacgctacagcatacaatgacattctacactTCCTACTTTGTGGcaagtttgaggaaggccctttccttttaaagcataacaatgcccctgtgcacaaggtgaggtccatacagaaatgtattttgatcagtgtggaagaacttgactggtcttcactgagccctgacctcaaccccatcgatcacctttgggttgaattggaatgccgactgtgagcaaGGCataatcccccaacatcagtgcccaacctcactaatgctcatgtggctgactggaagcaagtccagcggcaatgttccaacatttagtggagagccttcccagaagagtggaggctgttatagtggcaaatgggggaccaactccatattaatgcccatgattttggaattaaatgtttgacgagcaggtgtccacatactttgtcatgtagtgtacatagtAATATAAGTTTGTATAGTGCATTTTAATGTTATTATAAAAGAACCTCCTTTTTCAGGGACATTAATGGCCAATGTCTCTTCTGCTTCTATTTCAGTCTGTAAAAGTTGTATTGTGAAATACCTCCAAACCAGCAAGTATTGTCCAATGTGCAACATAAAGATCCATGAAACCCAGCCTTTATTGAACCTGAAATTGGATAGAGTGATGCAAGACATTGTCTACAAACTGGTTCCAGGACTTCAAGAAAGTAAGTACATTGAAATTCATACAATAATATTTGTTCTGATTTTTGTTACATAGTACTTTAATGGTTTTATTGTTTCTCCTGTTTACTTAGGGAAAAAAGCTCTTAACTCCTAATCATCTAATTTGATAAGTTCTCATACAATGAGAACTAGTGTAACAGTGTTACTTAAACACCTGCGTCATTACATTATCAATTTAGcttgataaaaatgtatatttttttattttacgtgGTAGTATTTCTAAGGTCCTTATTTTCTGTTCTTTGTAAACAGGTGAAGACAAGAGAATAAAGGAATTCTATCAGTCGCGTGGGCTTGAGAGAGTTGTCCAACCGTCTGGGGAAGGTAAGCCTTTAGATTTTAATTAGATTTTTCATGTTTTGTGAATCTACAGCTTCTACTTTTACATGGTATCTGTGTGTCACCCCTAGACTCCATACCAGATGCAGGATTACCTTTTACCAGCTTTGACCATTCCAAGGCCCACTTCTACAGATATGACGAGCAGGTCTCGCTTTGTCTAGAGAGGCAAAGGTAAGCTTTCGTGCCATGTCTTGACAACTACAGTAAGTAGCCTACTGTCTATTCTCAGACCGCAGGTGGATTATCACTGATACTTAGTGCTTAAATTCAGTTTTTTGTTTCTACATCCCCCCCCTCAGTGTTTCCGGTAATTGCCAACTATTGtccaataaaaatacataaaagccaacaaataaaaacattgccacCCTAGAATATATCCTGTTTGCRTTGGCTCTGCATGGAAATTGGTTCAGATTGTCTTTCAATCGTATCATCTATgtactctgcctgtctgtcttgagCTCTCGCTAACATTTCAACTGGTACCGGCCTGCAGAGTTTCCTGCGCCAGTGAGTCAGTGTGACGGGCAGAAGTGTTTAAGTATTTTATGATGTTTTGTAAACTGGTGACAATGATTTGAGCTATAATAGCCTACCATGCAAAAGGCAGGTGTCCTGCTGGCTTGTCAATATGCTGTTGAAACCTGGACGTTTTACTTCatgaggcatgtcttact
Coding sequences within it:
- the pcgf1 gene encoding polycomb group RING finger protein 1 isoform X3 is translated as MAEQGPMAIAMRLRNQLQSVYKLDPLRNEEVKLKIKDLNEHIVCYLCAGYFIDATTITECLHTFCKSCIVKYLQTSKYCPMCNIKIHETQPLLNLKLDRVMQDIVYKLVPGLQESEDKRIKEFYQSRGLERVVQPSGEDSIPDAGLPFTSFDHSKAHFYRYDEQVSLCLERQSSSLSEKKDKTKLTLQQKFVRCSVRAEVRHLRKVLCHRLNVEKHQIQMLFNNESLPDHMTMKRLWISHWFGKAQPLVLHYTIKDKRTR
- the pcgf1 gene encoding polycomb group RING finger protein 1 isoform X4 — its product is MQEEVKLKIKDLNEHIVCYLCAGYFIDATTITECLHTFCKSCIVKYLQTSKYCPMCNIKIHETQPLLNLKLDRVMQDIVYKLVPGLQESEDKRIKEFYQSRGLERVVQPSGEDSIPDAGLPFTSFDHSKAHFYRYDEQVSLCLERQSSSLSEKKDKTKLTLQQKFVRCSVRAEVRHLRKVLCHRLNVEKHQIQMLFNNESLPDHMTMKRLWISHWFGKAQPLVLHYTIKDKRTR
- the pcgf1 gene encoding polycomb group RING finger protein 1 isoform X1, with translation MAEQGPMAIAMRLRNQLQSVYKLDPLRNEQEEVKLKIKDLNEHIVCYLCAGYFIDATTITECLHTFCKSCIVKYLQTSKYCPMCNIKIHETQPLLNLKLDRVMQDIVYKLVPGLQESEDKRIKEFYQSRGLERVVQPSGEDSIPDAGLPFTSFDHSKAHFYRYDEQVSLCLERQSSSLSEKKDKTKLTLQQKFVRCSVRAEVRHLRKVLCHRLNVEKHQIQMLFNNESLPDHMTMKRLWISHWFGKAQPLVLHYTIKDKRTR
- the pcgf1 gene encoding polycomb group RING finger protein 1 isoform X2; its protein translation is MAEQGPMAIAMRLRNQLQSVYKLDPLRNEEEVKLKIKDLNEHIVCYLCAGYFIDATTITECLHTFCKSCIVKYLQTSKYCPMCNIKIHETQPLLNLKLDRVMQDIVYKLVPGLQESEDKRIKEFYQSRGLERVVQPSGEDSIPDAGLPFTSFDHSKAHFYRYDEQVSLCLERQSSSLSEKKDKTKLTLQQKFVRCSVRAEVRHLRKVLCHRLNVEKHQIQMLFNNESLPDHMTMKRLWISHWFGKAQPLVLHYTIKDKRTR
- the pcgf1 gene encoding polycomb group RING finger protein 1 isoform X5, giving the protein MQEVKLKIKDLNEHIVCYLCAGYFIDATTITECLHTFCKSCIVKYLQTSKYCPMCNIKIHETQPLLNLKLDRVMQDIVYKLVPGLQESEDKRIKEFYQSRGLERVVQPSGEDSIPDAGLPFTSFDHSKAHFYRYDEQVSLCLERQSSSLSEKKDKTKLTLQQKFVRCSVRAEVRHLRKVLCHRLNVEKHQIQMLFNNESLPDHMTMKRLWISHWFGKAQPLVLHYTIKDKRTR